Proteins encoded within one genomic window of Tidjanibacter massiliensis:
- a CDS encoding V-type ATP synthase subunit A, which translates to MKTKGKVTGIISNIVIVKTEGPVAQNEIATVKLGEVRMMAEVIKVVGDDAYIQVFDSTRGLRMGAEVEFEGHMLEATLGPGILSKNYDGLQNDLADMDGLFIRRGQRTSPLNEETLWEFRPLAKPGDRVEAGDWLGEVKEQWIMHKIMVPFAFEGSYTVRSVAGAGEYNINHTVAVLEDAQGGEHPVTMVQKWPVKRPIKAYVSKPRPSRILETGVRPIDTFNPIADGGTGFIPGPFGAGKTVLQHAIAKQAEADIIIMIACGERANEVVEIFAEFPHLDDPHTGHKLMERTTIICNTSNMPVASREASVYTGMTIGEYYRAMGLKVLILADSTSRWAQALREMSNRLEELPGQDAFPMDLSAVISNFYARAGLVHLRNGATGSVTFLGTVSPAGGNLKEPVTEATQKAARCFYALSQQRADSKRYPAIDPLDSYSKYLEYPEIIEYLDERVEPGWVDLVNRGKTIVQRGKEASEQIDILGDDGVPVEYHDRFWKSELIDFVILQQDAFDAVDANTPLDRQRYMYNLVLDICDRKFGFDDFQSCVEFYKSLINLFKQLNYSEWESDKFAEYRARIDEMVAAKESNK; encoded by the coding sequence ATGAAAACGAAAGGTAAAGTAACCGGCATCATTTCCAACATCGTTATCGTGAAGACGGAGGGACCGGTGGCACAGAACGAGATAGCCACCGTGAAGCTCGGCGAGGTGAGAATGATGGCCGAAGTCATCAAGGTCGTCGGCGACGATGCCTATATACAGGTGTTCGACAGTACCCGCGGCCTGCGGATGGGGGCCGAGGTGGAGTTCGAGGGGCACATGCTCGAAGCCACGCTCGGACCGGGCATCCTCTCGAAGAATTACGACGGTCTGCAGAACGACCTGGCCGATATGGACGGTCTGTTCATCCGGCGCGGGCAGCGTACCTCGCCGCTGAACGAGGAGACACTCTGGGAGTTCCGTCCGCTGGCCAAACCGGGCGACCGGGTAGAGGCAGGCGACTGGCTCGGCGAGGTGAAGGAGCAGTGGATAATGCACAAGATAATGGTGCCTTTCGCGTTCGAGGGTAGCTATACCGTCCGTAGCGTGGCCGGAGCAGGAGAGTATAATATCAACCATACTGTGGCCGTGCTCGAAGATGCGCAGGGCGGGGAACATCCGGTGACGATGGTGCAGAAGTGGCCGGTGAAGCGTCCCATCAAGGCGTATGTGTCCAAGCCGCGTCCTTCGCGCATACTCGAAACCGGTGTCCGGCCGATAGATACTTTCAATCCGATAGCCGACGGCGGTACGGGATTCATTCCCGGGCCTTTCGGTGCGGGCAAGACGGTGTTGCAGCACGCTATCGCCAAGCAGGCCGAGGCCGACATCATCATCATGATTGCCTGCGGGGAGCGCGCCAACGAGGTGGTGGAAATCTTCGCGGAGTTCCCCCATCTGGACGACCCCCATACGGGACACAAGCTGATGGAGCGGACGACTATCATCTGCAACACCTCCAACATGCCCGTCGCCTCGCGCGAGGCGTCCGTCTATACGGGAATGACCATCGGGGAGTATTACCGGGCCATGGGGCTGAAGGTGCTGATTCTCGCCGACTCCACCTCGCGCTGGGCGCAGGCGCTGCGCGAGATGAGCAACCGTCTGGAAGAGCTTCCGGGACAGGACGCCTTTCCGATGGACCTCTCGGCCGTCATATCCAATTTTTACGCCCGTGCCGGACTGGTGCACCTGCGCAACGGTGCGACGGGTTCGGTGACTTTCCTCGGTACGGTGTCGCCGGCGGGCGGTAACCTGAAGGAGCCGGTGACGGAGGCCACCCAAAAGGCGGCCCGCTGTTTTTACGCCCTTTCGCAGCAGCGTGCCGACAGCAAGCGCTATCCGGCCATCGACCCGCTGGACAGCTACTCCAAATACCTCGAATATCCGGAGATAATCGAATACCTCGATGAACGGGTGGAACCGGGATGGGTGGACCTCGTGAACAGAGGCAAGACCATCGTCCAGCGCGGCAAGGAGGCCTCCGAGCAGATTGACATTCTCGGCGACGACGGTGTGCCGGTGGAGTACCACGACCGCTTCTGGAAGAGCGAGCTGATAGATTTCGTGATATTGCAGCAGGATGCTTTCGATGCGGTGGATGCCAATACGCCGCTCGACAGACAGCGGTACATGTACAATCTCGTACTCGACATCTGCGACCGCAAATTCGGTTTCGACGATTTCCAGAGCTGCGTCGAGTTCTACAAATCGCTCATCAACCTTTTCAAACAGCTCAACTATTCCGAATGGGAGAGCGACAAGTTCGCCGAATACCGTGCGCGAATCGACGAGATGGTCGCCGCGAAGGAGTCAAACAAATAA
- a CDS encoding V-type ATP synthase subunit B, with protein MTTKAFQKIYTKIDNITKATVTVRAQGVGNDELATVGGKLAQVVRISGDDITLQVFQGTEGIATDAEVVFHGEPPVLKVSDELAGRFFDAYGNPLDGGMPVEGEAREIGGPTVNPFKRIQPSELIATGIAGIDLNNTIVSGQKIPFFADPDQPYNQVMADVALRAQADKIILGGMGMTNDDYLYFKNLFENAGVLDRIVCFVNTTENPPVERLLVPDMALTAAEYFAVDKGEKVLVLLTDMTLYADALAIVSNRMDQIPSKDSMPGSLYSDLAKIYEKAVQLPNGGSITIIAVTTLSGGDITNAVPDNTGYITEGQLFLRKDSDTGKVIVDPFRSLSRLKQLVIGKKTREDHPQVMNAAVRLYSDAANAKTKLENGFDLSDYDERTLKFAKEYSEKLLAIDVNIEITEMLDTAWRLFAKYFTKSEVAIKEALTEKYWPRTA; from the coding sequence ATGACAACGAAAGCATTTCAGAAAATATACACCAAGATAGACAACATTACCAAAGCCACCGTGACGGTCAGGGCGCAGGGCGTCGGCAATGACGAGCTGGCCACCGTCGGCGGTAAGCTGGCTCAGGTGGTGCGCATTTCGGGCGACGACATCACGCTGCAGGTATTTCAGGGAACGGAGGGTATCGCCACCGATGCGGAGGTGGTTTTCCACGGCGAGCCGCCGGTGCTGAAGGTGAGCGACGAACTGGCGGGCCGATTCTTCGATGCCTACGGAAATCCGCTCGACGGCGGCATGCCGGTGGAGGGCGAGGCACGGGAGATAGGCGGCCCGACGGTGAACCCCTTCAAACGTATCCAGCCCTCGGAACTCATCGCCACCGGTATCGCCGGTATCGACCTGAACAATACGATAGTTTCCGGGCAGAAGATACCTTTTTTCGCCGACCCCGACCAGCCCTACAACCAGGTGATGGCCGATGTGGCGCTGCGTGCGCAGGCCGATAAAATCATCCTCGGCGGTATGGGCATGACCAACGACGACTATCTCTATTTCAAGAATCTGTTCGAGAATGCCGGGGTGCTCGACCGCATCGTATGTTTCGTGAACACGACCGAGAACCCGCCTGTGGAACGGCTTCTGGTGCCCGATATGGCGCTCACTGCGGCCGAATATTTCGCCGTGGACAAGGGCGAAAAGGTACTCGTGCTGTTGACGGACATGACGCTGTATGCCGATGCGCTGGCCATCGTGTCGAACCGTATGGACCAGATACCCTCGAAGGACTCCATGCCGGGGTCGCTCTATTCCGACCTGGCGAAGATATACGAGAAGGCCGTGCAGCTTCCCAACGGCGGTTCGATAACCATCATTGCCGTGACCACCCTTTCGGGCGGCGACATTACCAATGCCGTGCCCGACAATACGGGGTATATCACCGAGGGACAGCTCTTCCTGCGTAAGGACAGCGATACGGGCAAGGTTATCGTAGACCCTTTCCGAAGCCTTTCACGTCTGAAACAGCTTGTGATAGGGAAGAAGACCCGCGAGGACCATCCGCAGGTGATGAATGCCGCGGTGCGGCTCTATTCCGATGCGGCCAACGCCAAGACCAAGCTGGAGAACGGCTTCGACCTCTCCGATTACGACGAACGGACGCTGAAGTTCGCCAAGGAGTATTCCGAAAAGCTGCTGGCCATCGACGTCAATATCGAAATTACCGAGATGCTCGATACGGCATGGCGGCTCTTCGCGAAATATTTTACCAAGAGCGAGGTCGCCATCAAGGAGGCGCTGACCGAGAAGTATTGGCCCCGGACAGCCTGA
- a CDS encoding V-type ATP synthase subunit D, with protein MAIKFQYNKTSLGEMRKKLQMRQRALPTIKSKESALRLEVKKARDAAAGAQERMEALLGRYEYMSALWGEFDPGLLTVKGVDLRMSKIAGVNVPVLGAVDFEEKDYDLFSSPVWYADGIALLKEVAQAGIESEVYMRRMEVLDHARKKTTQKVNLYEKVQIPGYEAAILKIRRFLEDEENLSKSAQKIVKSKHEQQEPEAV; from the coding sequence ATGGCAATTAAATTTCAATATAACAAGACGTCGCTCGGCGAGATGCGCAAGAAGCTCCAGATGCGCCAGCGTGCCCTTCCGACCATTAAAAGCAAGGAGTCGGCGCTGCGGCTGGAGGTGAAGAAGGCGCGCGATGCGGCTGCCGGTGCGCAGGAGCGCATGGAGGCGCTGCTCGGCCGGTATGAATACATGTCGGCGCTCTGGGGCGAATTCGACCCCGGTCTGCTGACGGTGAAGGGGGTGGATCTGCGCATGTCGAAGATAGCCGGCGTGAATGTGCCGGTTCTCGGCGCGGTCGATTTCGAGGAGAAGGATTACGACCTGTTCAGCAGTCCGGTGTGGTATGCCGACGGCATCGCCCTGCTCAAGGAGGTTGCGCAGGCGGGTATCGAGTCCGAGGTCTATATGCGCCGTATGGAGGTGCTCGACCATGCCCGCAAGAAGACCACCCAGAAGGTAAACCTGTACGAAAAGGTGCAGATACCGGGTTATGAAGCCGCCATTCTCAAGATAAGGCGCTTTCTGGAGGATGAGGAGAACCTCTCCAAGAGCGCACAGAAGATAGTGAAGAGCAAACACGAACAACAGGAACCGGAAGCCGTATGA
- a CDS encoding V-type ATP synthase subunit I — MIVKMSKYTFVLYHERQKEFLAALQELGLVDITTTGWEANGEERAMLAELEQHRAAKSCFAELAKEEGFEPGEPFSDGEEAFRQYLQASAAIEELKGRLEKARREADELAVWGDFSPEAVKKLAEDGVVLRFFSVYDSEFAAVRRAAGDAIIVEPVAEREGRTYFVVVAPDGGEIPFDAQEQKAPETTAAGKRREIAAMEAQMDELRAVMARAYASRDAIEAHGERLRERLDFSRAAGSGRREVENRLVIMEGWATQETSARVDELLEGYPDVVYFKEKPTPQDDTPVVLKNNRFVNPFEVIGQFYALPKYGTMDLTAFFGPFYMIFFGFCLGDAGYGLILVLASFFLRRKKTTAMKQIANLTLLCGLASVLFGFLAGSFFGVQLAGVKMFAGIREKFFDTDMLFTLSLGLGLVQIIFALVLNIVNVSRRFGFKYSLGTLGWLMILVGGLGMMFLPGVGIVLPSPVYYIVMGVGAVLMLFLHNPEKNPLVNFGSGLWNTYNNVTGLLGDVLSYIRLFALCLSGGTLALVFNDLAFGLTADMPVVVSQIVAIIILLFGHSINLFMSALGAFVHPMRLTFVEFYKNAGFESTQREFSPLRKAEK; from the coding sequence ATGATAGTGAAGATGAGCAAATATACTTTTGTGCTCTATCATGAGAGGCAAAAGGAGTTTCTCGCGGCGCTGCAGGAGCTCGGTCTGGTCGATATAACGACCACGGGCTGGGAAGCGAACGGCGAGGAGCGGGCAATGCTGGCCGAACTCGAACAGCACCGTGCGGCGAAGAGCTGTTTCGCCGAACTCGCCAAAGAGGAGGGATTTGAGCCGGGCGAGCCTTTCAGCGACGGGGAGGAGGCTTTCAGGCAATACCTGCAGGCTTCGGCTGCCATCGAGGAGTTGAAGGGGCGGCTGGAGAAGGCACGCAGGGAGGCGGACGAGTTGGCCGTTTGGGGCGACTTTTCGCCGGAAGCGGTGAAAAAACTTGCGGAGGATGGAGTGGTGCTGCGCTTTTTCTCTGTTTATGACAGCGAATTTGCGGCTGTGCGGCGGGCGGCCGGCGATGCGATTATCGTGGAACCGGTAGCCGAACGGGAGGGACGCACTTATTTCGTGGTCGTCGCACCCGACGGCGGAGAGATTCCGTTCGATGCACAGGAACAGAAGGCACCGGAAACGACCGCTGCCGGAAAACGCCGGGAGATAGCGGCCATGGAGGCGCAGATGGATGAGCTGCGGGCGGTAATGGCCCGTGCGTATGCTTCGCGCGATGCCATCGAGGCACATGGCGAACGGCTCCGTGAACGGCTCGATTTCAGTCGTGCGGCGGGCAGCGGCCGCCGCGAAGTGGAGAACCGGCTCGTTATCATGGAGGGCTGGGCCACGCAGGAGACTTCGGCGCGGGTGGACGAGCTGCTGGAGGGATATCCGGATGTCGTCTATTTCAAGGAGAAGCCTACGCCGCAGGACGATACTCCCGTCGTTCTGAAAAACAACCGGTTCGTCAATCCGTTCGAGGTCATCGGACAGTTCTATGCGCTTCCGAAATACGGAACGATGGACCTGACCGCTTTTTTCGGACCTTTCTATATGATATTTTTCGGGTTCTGCCTCGGCGATGCCGGTTACGGACTGATTCTCGTGCTGGCTTCGTTCTTCCTGCGCAGGAAAAAGACGACTGCCATGAAACAGATAGCCAACCTGACGCTGCTTTGCGGTCTCGCTTCGGTGCTTTTCGGGTTTCTGGCCGGTTCGTTTTTCGGGGTACAGCTTGCCGGTGTGAAGATGTTCGCCGGCATACGCGAGAAGTTTTTCGATACGGACATGCTCTTTACGCTGTCGCTGGGGCTCGGTCTCGTGCAGATAATTTTCGCGCTGGTGCTCAACATCGTCAATGTGTCGCGCCGCTTCGGATTCAAATATTCGCTCGGAACGCTCGGATGGCTCATGATACTCGTCGGCGGGCTCGGCATGATGTTTCTGCCGGGAGTGGGAATCGTATTGCCTTCCCCGGTCTATTATATCGTGATGGGCGTCGGTGCGGTGCTGATGCTGTTTCTCCACAATCCGGAGAAGAACCCGCTGGTCAATTTCGGCAGCGGACTCTGGAATACCTACAACAACGTCACGGGCTTGCTGGGCGATGTGCTGAGTTATATCCGGCTCTTCGCACTCTGCCTGTCGGGCGGTACGCTCGCACTGGTCTTCAATGACCTCGCATTCGGTCTTACGGCCGACATGCCCGTGGTCGTGAGCCAGATAGTGGCCATCATCATCCTGCTCTTCGGTCACAGCATCAATCTCTTCATGTCAGCGCTCGGTGCTTTCGTACATCCGATGCGTCTGACCTTCGTGGAGTTCTACAAGAACGCCGGTTTTGAAAGTACGCAGCGGGAGTTCTCTCCGCTCAGAAAAGCAGAAAAATAA
- a CDS encoding ATP synthase subunit C: MEPIYVAYIGIALMVALSGIGSSFGVSYPANAAIGAMKKNKGAFGSYMILTALPGTQGLYGFVCFFLVKNYLTPGITVLQAAAILGMGLLVGLVCLLSSVRQGQICANGIAAIGNGHNVMGNTLILAAFPELYSILTVAAVFLLRSLLGAIVM, encoded by the coding sequence ATGGAACCAATTTATGTTGCTTACATCGGCATAGCGCTCATGGTGGCCTTGTCGGGTATCGGAAGTTCTTTCGGCGTTTCCTATCCGGCGAACGCCGCCATCGGGGCGATGAAGAAGAACAAGGGGGCGTTCGGCAGTTACATGATACTTACCGCGCTTCCCGGTACGCAGGGTCTGTACGGTTTCGTTTGCTTCTTCCTCGTGAAAAACTACCTGACACCGGGTATCACCGTGTTGCAGGCCGCCGCCATCCTGGGTATGGGGCTGCTGGTCGGCCTGGTCTGTCTGCTGAGCTCCGTACGTCAGGGACAGATATGCGCCAACGGTATAGCGGCCATCGGTAACGGGCACAACGTGATGGGTAATACGCTTATCCTCGCCGCTTTCCCCGAACTCTACTCCATCCTTACGGTGGCAGCCGTCTTCCTGCTCCGCAGTCTGCTCGGTGCGATAGTCATGTAA
- the bla gene encoding class A beta-lactamase, subclass A2: MKRTSGIILSLLLFLSLSLPAQERDRTELEQALRTLVERKRAETGIAVILNGTDTVTVNDAGRYPMMSVFKFHQALAVADFLDRNGLPLSTPLPIRESDLLPDTYSPLRDAYPQGGIEMSIGELLVYTLQLSDNNACDLLFRYIGGPTAADRYIRTLGIEGFAVEATEEEMHRDLTACYRNWSHPLDAARLLEMLITRPLFRDASLQEFIIRTMTGCNTGPERLPKPLAATGAVIGHKTGSGDRNSTGALIGTNDIGFVQLPDGRHYTIAVFVKDSQESLQETERIIAEASDIVYRYMERQE, translated from the coding sequence ATGAAACGGACATCCGGCATCATCCTCTCCCTTCTGCTCTTCCTCTCCCTGTCCCTGCCGGCACAGGAGAGGGACCGGACCGAATTGGAACAGGCACTCCGCACCCTCGTCGAAAGGAAGCGGGCGGAGACGGGCATCGCCGTCATCCTGAACGGAACGGATACCGTCACGGTAAACGACGCCGGGCGGTATCCCATGATGAGCGTCTTCAAATTCCACCAGGCACTCGCAGTGGCAGACTTCCTCGACCGGAACGGCCTGCCGCTCTCCACGCCCCTGCCGATTCGGGAAAGCGACCTGCTGCCCGACACCTATAGTCCGCTACGGGATGCATACCCGCAGGGCGGCATCGAGATGAGTATCGGGGAGCTGCTCGTCTACACGCTGCAACTGAGCGACAACAACGCCTGCGACCTCCTTTTCAGATACATCGGCGGTCCGACTGCCGCCGACCGGTATATTCGTACACTGGGAATCGAGGGATTCGCCGTTGAAGCGACGGAAGAGGAGATGCACCGCGACCTGACAGCCTGTTACCGAAACTGGAGCCATCCGCTCGATGCGGCACGGCTGCTGGAGATGCTGATTACCCGCCCCCTGTTCCGGGACGCCTCCCTGCAGGAGTTCATCATCCGAACCATGACGGGATGCAATACGGGACCGGAACGGCTGCCGAAACCGCTGGCCGCCACGGGAGCGGTTATCGGCCACAAGACCGGCAGCGGCGACCGGAACAGCACCGGAGCCCTCATCGGAACGAATGACATCGGATTCGTACAGTTGCCCGACGGCCGGCACTACACGATTGCGGTATTCGTCAAGGATTCGCAGGAGAGTCTGCAGGAGACCGAACGGATAATCGCAGAGGCATCCGACATCGTCTATCGATACATGGAACGGCAGGAATAA
- a CDS encoding TonB-dependent receptor, with amino-acid sequence MKKIFPGLLLSLLFPAMLAAENTEESPRKPLSDANITGHVQDAATGEHLPYITVVVKGTTIGTATDGTGHYFLKNLPAGEFVLEASMLGYGTVEKRVTTTSGKTIEVNFVLTEDSERMDEIVVTANRNETNKKESSTIVNITSGKLFSAVGSSTLSESMNFTPGLRIENNCGNCAVTQLRINGLEGHYSQILLDSRPIFSSLATVYGLDQLPVSMIERVEVVRGGGSALYGANAIGGVVNIITKEPLYNTLNVSNITNVFGNGKLDINTSIGGAFVSDDHKAGMYIFGMVKERSPYDHNGDNFSDVPGIKSETVGFRGYYRTGLRSKLTAEYHHIHEFRRGGEMVGEDGQEMFDRPPHEAVIAEQLNNTIDGGGLRFDIFSPDTRHKGALYTSAQNIARQTYFGTERQLDSYGATHDRTFVAGGQYTYDMDRLLFMPAQLTAGVEYNYNHLTDRYLGLGREMDQVTHIVGGFLQNEWRTEKFSLLIGGRLDKHNLMDKAVFSPRANIRYSPTESVGLRASYSSGFRAPQAYDEDLHVDAVGGALKLIVLAPGLKPEYSNSFSLSADLYHNFGRVQTNLLIEGFYTKLDDVFTLVQIGEDADGNFIMERRNASGATVKGFNFEGKIGIPNLFELQLGYTLQSSLYDRPFEWAENSDLPAQRKMFRTPDSYGYFTSTWNIAPRFRASLFGTYTGTMLVQHTFYNAQTDSMQDAETLTPDFFDMGLKLAYTFRLSTSVNLELSAGVKNIFNSYQKDLDFGPLKDAGYVYGPALPRMFFAGLKLTM; translated from the coding sequence ATGAAAAAGATATTTCCCGGACTGCTTCTCTCCCTCCTCTTTCCGGCCATGCTCGCCGCGGAAAACACCGAAGAAAGTCCCCGCAAACCGCTCAGCGACGCCAATATTACAGGACACGTACAGGACGCCGCCACCGGCGAACACCTTCCCTATATCACCGTCGTCGTCAAAGGCACCACCATCGGGACGGCAACCGACGGAACGGGACACTATTTCCTGAAGAATCTGCCCGCAGGCGAATTTGTCCTCGAAGCATCGATGCTCGGCTACGGGACGGTAGAGAAGAGGGTTACGACCACGAGCGGCAAGACCATCGAGGTCAACTTCGTACTAACGGAGGACTCCGAACGCATGGATGAAATCGTGGTCACGGCCAACCGGAACGAAACCAACAAAAAAGAGAGCTCCACCATCGTGAACATCACATCGGGCAAGCTCTTCTCGGCCGTCGGTTCCTCGACACTCTCCGAATCCATGAACTTCACGCCGGGCCTCCGCATAGAGAACAACTGCGGCAACTGCGCCGTCACGCAGCTCCGCATCAACGGACTCGAAGGCCACTATTCACAGATACTGCTCGACAGCCGCCCGATATTCAGTTCGCTGGCCACGGTCTACGGCCTCGACCAGCTTCCCGTCTCCATGATAGAGCGGGTGGAGGTGGTACGCGGGGGCGGCTCGGCCCTCTACGGAGCCAACGCCATCGGCGGCGTCGTAAACATCATCACCAAGGAGCCCCTCTACAACACCCTGAACGTCTCCAACATCACGAATGTCTTCGGCAACGGCAAACTCGACATCAACACTTCCATCGGAGGCGCATTCGTCTCCGACGACCACAAAGCCGGCATGTATATCTTCGGCATGGTGAAGGAACGCTCGCCTTACGACCATAACGGCGACAACTTTTCGGACGTTCCCGGCATCAAGTCGGAAACGGTAGGCTTCCGGGGTTATTACCGCACCGGCCTCCGCTCCAAACTCACAGCCGAATACCACCACATCCACGAGTTCAGACGAGGAGGCGAAATGGTCGGAGAGGACGGCCAGGAGATGTTCGACCGGCCTCCGCACGAGGCGGTCATCGCCGAACAGCTCAACAATACGATAGACGGCGGAGGCCTGCGATTCGACATCTTCTCGCCCGACACGCGCCACAAAGGGGCCCTCTATACCTCCGCCCAGAATATCGCCCGCCAGACCTATTTCGGAACAGAGAGGCAGCTCGACTCCTACGGAGCCACCCACGACCGGACGTTCGTCGCGGGCGGACAGTACACCTACGACATGGACCGCCTGCTCTTCATGCCCGCCCAACTGACCGCAGGTGTGGAGTACAACTACAACCACCTCACCGACCGGTACCTCGGTCTGGGCAGGGAGATGGACCAGGTGACGCACATCGTCGGAGGCTTCCTCCAGAACGAGTGGCGCACGGAGAAGTTCAGCCTGCTCATCGGCGGACGGCTCGACAAACACAACCTGATGGACAAGGCGGTATTCAGTCCGCGGGCCAACATCCGGTACAGTCCTACCGAATCGGTAGGGCTGCGTGCCAGCTATTCGAGCGGCTTCCGCGCACCGCAGGCCTACGACGAAGACCTGCACGTGGATGCCGTGGGAGGCGCCCTCAAACTGATTGTCCTCGCACCGGGCCTGAAACCGGAGTATTCCAACAGTTTCAGCCTGTCGGCCGACCTCTACCACAACTTCGGACGGGTACAGACCAACCTGCTCATCGAGGGATTCTATACCAAACTCGACGACGTCTTCACCCTCGTCCAGATAGGCGAGGATGCGGACGGCAACTTCATCATGGAGCGCCGCAACGCTTCGGGAGCTACCGTCAAGGGATTCAATTTCGAGGGCAAGATAGGGATACCCAATCTGTTCGAACTCCAATTGGGATACACCCTGCAGAGCAGCCTGTACGACCGGCCCTTCGAGTGGGCCGAAAACTCCGACCTGCCCGCACAGCGCAAAATGTTCCGTACCCCGGACAGCTACGGTTACTTCACCTCCACCTGGAACATCGCCCCCCGGTTCCGCGCTTCGCTGTTCGGAACCTATACGGGCACCATGCTCGTCCAACACACGTTCTACAACGCCCAAACCGACAGCATGCAGGATGCGGAGACGCTGACGCCCGATTTTTTCGACATGGGCCTCAAACTCGCCTACACTTTCCGGCTCTCGACGAGCGTGAACCTCGAACTGAGTGCGGGCGTCAAAAACATCTTCAACAGCTACCAGAAAGACCTCGACTTTGGGCCGCTGAAAGATGCAGGCTACGTCTACGGCCCCGCGCTGCCTCGCATGTTCTTCGCAGGACTCAAACTGACCATGTAA